The segment TAATTTCGACGGACTATCCACATAAACAATCTCGCCATTAGTTTGCTGAACTTCATAAACTACCGTTGGCGCCGTAGTGATTAAGTCGAGATCGTATTCACGCTCTAAACGCTCTTGAATGATTTCCATGTGCAATAAGCCAAGGAAACCACAACGGAAACCGAATCCTAATGCTGTTGACGTTTCTGGTTCATAGAACAAGGAAGCATCATTCAGGCTTAATTTACCCAATGCATCGCGGAAAGCTTCATAGTCATCAGAGCTAACAGGGAACAGACCCGCATAAACTTGAGGTTTCACTTTTTTGAAGCCCGGTAATGCTTTATCTGCTGGGTTACGAGCACCTGTTAAAGTATCCCCAACTGGGGCGCCAGTGATGTCTTTAATCGCACACACTAACCAGCCTACTTCACCGCAGTTAAGCACATCACGATCAACTTGTTTTGGTGTGAAAATACCGAGGCGATCCGCGTTATACACGTTGCCCGTACTCATCACTTTAACTTTGTCGCCTTTTCTCAACGTACCATTTTTAATACGGATCAGAGAAACAACACCTAAATAGTTATCGAACCAAGAGTCGATAATCAGCGCTTGTAACGGTGCATCACCATCACCTTCTGGTGGTGGAATTTCTTTCACTAAACGTTCGATAACATCTTGAACACCGATACCGGTTTTCGCAGAACAACGAACTGCATCATGGGCATCAAGACCCACAATGTCTTCAATCTCATCAGCAACACGCTCAGGATCAGCGGCTGGTAAGTCAATCTTGTTCAGGACTGGAACCACTTCCAAATCCATTTCAATGGCGGTATAGCAGTTCGCTAAGGTTTGAGCTTCAACACCCTGCCCTGCATCCACAACTAATAATGCGCCTTCACACGCAGCCAATGAACGAGAAACTTCATAGGAGAAGTCCACGTGTCCTGGGGTGTCGATAAAGTTCAGTTGGTAAGTTTCGCCATCCGCCGCTTTATAATCGAGCGTTACGCTCTGTGCTTTGATGGTGATACCACGTTCACGTTCCAGATCCATAGAGTCTAAAACCTGAGCCGCCATTTCACGGTCAGTTAAGCCACCACAGATTTGAATAATACGATCTGACAACGTTGATTTTCCGTGGTCGATATGTGCAATGATCGAAAAGTTTCTGATGTTTTTGATTTTCAAGGTAATATCTTCTTTTAAATTGCCTTACAAAATCAGTTTTGAGCAAATTTTGCCACAAAACTAAAATGCTATGATTATCACAAGATTGCTAATTAGCAGCATTTTACATACAAGAACCCACTAACACAAAGATTCAATGTAAAACAACTGTAAACTTGCCAAAGTTGAATGAGTTACTTATTTCATTTTTCTTCGTTTTTCTTCATTTTTGAACGACTAAAAACAAAATCGCCTGTAGTAAAAAGCTTGTGTCGTGAAAGCTTAGCTACAGGCGATGATGTGAGACAATGGCATTCAACAATGTGTTTGAACGCTGATTTCGCCGGGGGGCAGTCCTATTTGTAAAACGATTGGCTGAAAATCGATTTTATTACGCCAACGTGAAGCCATTTCTCGCGCAGTGAAAAAGCCAGCAAACCCACCGAAAATTCCTGCTAATGCGACCCATACCTGCTCAAATTCAGCTAATTGAGCCAATGCGGCAAATAAAAACAATCCAACCAATGGCGTTAAATAGACTAACATCGCAGAACGCAGTAAGCTCCCTTCAGGAATACCCACTTCAATTTTTTGTCCAACAACCAAAGGCTGTTCAACTTCAATTTCCAATTCGTGCTCAGTGTTAGGCCCAATTTTATTTAAAGCATATGAACCACAAGCAGCACGAGCGCTGCAACTTCCACATCCGGCTGAAGAGCCATAACGCAATAATGCTCGCCCTTTCTGCCACCTAATCACCGTTGCCCATTCTTTTACCATGATTTACTCCCGAAACTGAATGCTACTCGCAATTAACTGGGATGTTGATAGCGGTAACTCCCCTATTATCGTAATCACATTTTGCTTTTGAGTCATGGTGTAAATTGTGCGGCGACCATTTTGTAGTGGCTGATCAAGTAAAGGACCTTTCGATGTTTTTGTCACATTAACCGAAAAGGTAAATAGCCCATCGCTGAACATTGCCGTTTCAATGATGTCATCATCGCTTAATTTTCGCGTAGAGCGAGACACTTCCTCAAAGCCTGGAGGCAGCATTCCCACCCGCCATTTAAACGATGGATTTTCGTTTTTCGGCGACACTAATAATGGTGGTAAATTTACATTACTGAGAGATTTCAATGAATTTTGTACATTCTTGCTATCTAAAACAGTCGAAATCACCCTAAACTGTTCCAGTGTTTGATTATTGTTGTCGAGTAAATCAACACGCAGTGGCAATTTAGTTTCTTCATCGATTAATAACACATAATTAAATCGAGAATTGTCTTTTGAAATAATTCGCATGACTAATGCGGGTCTATCACCAATATGCGTACGACCAGCATCGATAAAATTATAATAAGGCTGAATTTTTTGGTAATCCGCAAAAAGTACCGTAGGTAAGTTATCAATGATATGTTCACCATTTAAGCTAAACGCATCGAATCCCGGTTCAAAATAACTAATTCGGTTACCATTTTGCACTATCTCTCGGCGAGATGAATCCATCTGGATCATTTGAGAAATAGGGACTCCATTAATAATCGCGTGGCGATAGCGCACTGGAACGATATTTTGCGGATTGAATGTCATAAACGACATTTCATAGGACAGGTTCTGGGCAGCCGTTCCCATTTCTTTGAAAAGAACATCGGCATCCGTAGATGATGCCGACGCTTGATTAGACATAATCAGGCTGCCCGTCAGGCAGAAGACGGATAACCATTTATTCATTATTGCAGTTTAACCCCTGCTGATGCGGTATTTTTATCACTGTCTTGATGCGGCTGATTCAGCATTGAACGTCTTTCAATTTCATACTGTTGCAGCATGGCGTTGATACGTTGATTTTGTTGCTCGATTTGCTGAGATTGTTGCTCAGTACCAAACAATTGGCTATCTGAAAGATTTAAGCTAACTGGCGCACCACGTCCGACTGGAACGGTATTAAATACAGGATCATCCACAGTAGAATCGACACTATTGCTTTGATTGTATTGTTGAACACCCACAATTACAGCGAGTGATACACATGCAGCCACACCGATTTGCGTAATTTGGCTAGCCCATGGACGAATTTTGTTCCAAAACGGGAAGCCACTCCAGCTTGCTGGCTCTGGTTGTGATTCAACAACTGCTTGAGGATTAATTCGCACCGCTTCATTTTCCAGCGCTGCCGCAACTTTACTTGCAATATCAAAATGAATGACATCGCCTGTATCATTACGCAGAGTATCACGAACAAGATGATAGCTCTCCCAACGTTGCTTTAACGTTGAATCACATGAAATGGTGTTAATAAGTTCTAAATCTAGAGCTTCACCATCCATCATTGCGGAAAGTTTCTCTCTTTGCATGCCCAATTACCTTCAGTTAATTGCTCACAGTTAAATGGTAACTCGCGACCCAACCAATTAATGTTGTTGGATCAACGGCTGAACTTTTTCATCAATTGCTTCCCTCGCTCTAAAGATCCGCGATCGAACTGTACCCACAGGGCAATCCATCACTTCGGCAATCTCTTCATAGCTTAAACCATCAAGTTCACGTAGCGTGATTGCCATTCGAAGATCTTCTGGCAGTGACTCAATGGTACGGAAAACAACTCGCTTTAATTCATCAGACAACATTAAGTTCTCTGGGTTCGAAATTTCTTTTAATGCGCCGGCGGATTCGAAGTTTTCTGCGTCGCTCGCTTCCAGATCTGACGCGGGAGGACGTCTATCTTGCGCGACTAAATAGTTCTTTGCCGTGTTGACAGCAATTCGATAAAGCCAAGTATAAAAAGCACTGTCGCCACGAAACGAACCGATTGCACGATAAGCCTTAATAAACGACTCTTGTGCGACATCAGGCACATCCGCTTGCGGTACATAACGAGAAACGAGACTTGCAACTTTATGCTGGTATTTAATCACCAGTAAATTGAAAGCTTGTTGATCGCCTTTTTGTACTTTCTCAACCAATATTTGGTCTGTCAGCTGCTCGCTCATTCCAGGAACCATCTCCTGAACACAGATTGATAATGACTTAACTTGTTCATCTTCTCCCTTCCTTAAGCAAGCCTAACTTCGAGTAATAAAAACTGATGAAGTTCAATTTATTCCAAAAATAATCGAAAATAATTTCAAAAAATGGGATCAAAGTTTCTTAATCGATCCCATTGATCCTTGTGAGCACTACCTAATAGTATACACAAAACAGGCATATCTACGGCATGATTACGTGGAATTTATTCATCCACATTGGCACTTATCATGTAGCCAATGGTTTTTTCCAAATAAACGATGATTTTCCAAATAACTAAAGTGTAGCTAAATAAAACGGTTCTTTGGGAACTCAAAATGCGATTAATACATAGTCACAGGCAGCTCGATAGGCTAACATAAAATTCTCTATAGAAACACAGCACACAAACACTTATGAACGCATCCACACAGCATGACACTGATATTTTAATCATTGGAAGTGGTGTCGCAGGATTATCAGCCGCACTCCGGCTCGCGCCCTTTCATCAAGTTACTATTCTCAGCAAAAGCACCCTCAATGAAGGTGCATCTTATTATGCTCAAGGCGGAATAGCCGCCGTTTTCGATGATACAGATAGCATTGAGTCCCATGTAAATGACACGCTTGTAGCTGGTGCAGGGATCTGTGAAAAGAGCGCCGTCGAGTTTATCGCATCAAACGCCAAACATTGTGTTCAGTGGCTCATTGACCAAGGCGTCTTATTTGATACTGAAATCAACGAAACAGGGGAAACTCAGTATCACCTCACCCGAGAAGGCGGGCATAGCCATCGCCGCATTCTGCATCACGCGGATGCCACCGGAAAAGAGGTTGAAACCACCCTGGTTAATCTTGCTTTCGAACACCCGAATATCCAGATCAAAGAACGCTACAATGCGGTTGATCTGATCCTCGAAGATAAAACCCAACAGAACGCCCGCTCCCGCATTGTCGGTGCCTATGTTTGGAATCGCCAAAAAGAACAAGTCGAGACTATTCGAGCAAAAACTATCATCTTAGCCACGGGTGGTGCTGCGAAAGTTTATCAATACACCACCAACCCCGATATCTCATCTGGTGATGGTATTGCCATGGCATGGCGGGCAGGTTGTCGTGTAGCGAACTTGGAATTTAACCAGTTTCATCCAACCTGTTTATTCCATCCGCAAGCACGTAATTTCTTACTCACTGAAGCTTTACGTGGTGAAGGCGCTTACTTAAAACGCCCTGATGGCAGCCGCTTTATGCCAGATTATGACGAGCGCAGTGAATTAGCACCGCGGGATATTGTTGCCAGAGCTATCGACCATGAAATGAAACGCCTCGGGGCGGACTGCATGTATCTCGACATCAGCCACAAATCCCCAGACTTTATTAAGAACCACTTCCCCACCATTTATGCCAAGTTGCTCACCTTAGGTTTAGATTTAACCCAAGAGCCGATCCCGATAGTTCCCGCAGCCCACTATACCTGCGGCGGCGTCGTTGTTGACCCAACTGGCATGACAGATATACCGAATCTGTATGCTATTGGTGAAGTGAGTTATACCGGGCTACATGGTGCCAATCGTATGGCGTCTAACTCATTACTTGAATGCCTAGTTTATGGATGGGCTGCCGCAGAAAATATTATCAAAACGATCGACGAGATCCCTGCGATTTCTGCACTCCCTGAATGGGATGAAAGCCGAGTTCATAATTCTGATGAACAGGTTGTAATTCAGCATAACTGGCATGAATTGCGCCTATTTATGTGGGATTACATGGGGATAGTAAGAACCACAAAACGACTTGAACGTGCTTTGCGTCGTATTCATTTACTTCAACAAGAAATTAATGACTATTATGCTAATTTCCGCATCTCCAACAACTTACTGGAACTGCGCAACTTAGTCCAAGTTGCAGAGTTAATGGTGCGTTGCGCCTTAGAACGTAAAGAGAGTCGCGGTTTACACTATACCTTAGACTACCCTGAGCTTTTACCCGATTCTGGTCCAACCGTTTTAACCCACTAATATTCACCGCCTATCTGTGCATTAGCAGCAGATAGGCTTTTAATACTTAAGATAAAATGGCCGGATCAACGAAATAAACTCATCCGTATAGCTATCATCTGGTTGTTTCAACGTTAAAGACGAAATAACCGGCTCCGTCATCTTAATCGTCAACCCTAATAGCATCCGATGATATGGCGTATGTGATTTATCCTGAACTTGCACGCGGTAAGCTAAATTCCAACCACTCGCCATTGCCATCGCTTCGACTTTCTCTCCCACTTCATAGGGCAATACCAAACAAAAAATACCGTTTGGTGCCAAACATTGTTTAGCGCTATCTAATAATACTTGGTGAGTAAGTGTTCCGGTATAGCGCGCTTGATCGCGTTTTTCATCTCGACACGCCACCGCAGGTTCAAAATAAGGGGGGTTACTCACGATTAAATCATACTGATGGTTAGGCTGTTCGCTAAACGTAATAATGTCCTGATGGAACACTCGCAGCCGTTCAGACCATGGTGATTCATCAAAATTTTCCTGCGCTTGTAACGCTGCGGCGTCATCAAGTTCAACCGCATCAACCTGCACTTGCTCACTACGCTGAGCCAGCATTAAGGCAATTAATCCGCTCCCACTGCCTATGTCCAACGCGTATTTTGTCGCATTAAGAGGCGCCCACGCACCGAGTAATACCCCGTCAGTACCGACCTTCATCGCGCAACGATCATGAGCAACAAAAA is part of the Providencia zhijiangensis genome and harbors:
- the rseB gene encoding sigma-E factor regulatory protein RseB; this translates as MNKWLSVFCLTGSLIMSNQASASSTDADVLFKEMGTAAQNLSYEMSFMTFNPQNIVPVRYRHAIINGVPISQMIQMDSSRREIVQNGNRISYFEPGFDAFSLNGEHIIDNLPTVLFADYQKIQPYYNFIDAGRTHIGDRPALVMRIISKDNSRFNYVLLIDEETKLPLRVDLLDNNNQTLEQFRVISTVLDSKNVQNSLKSLSNVNLPPLLVSPKNENPSFKWRVGMLPPGFEEVSRSTRKLSDDDIIETAMFSDGLFTFSVNVTKTSKGPLLDQPLQNGRRTIYTMTQKQNVITIIGELPLSTSQLIASSIQFRE
- the rpoE gene encoding RNA polymerase sigma factor RpoE; amino-acid sequence: MSEQLTDQILVEKVQKGDQQAFNLLVIKYQHKVASLVSRYVPQADVPDVAQESFIKAYRAIGSFRGDSAFYTWLYRIAVNTAKNYLVAQDRRPPASDLEASDAENFESAGALKEISNPENLMLSDELKRVVFRTIESLPEDLRMAITLRELDGLSYEEIAEVMDCPVGTVRSRIFRAREAIDEKVQPLIQQH
- the rseC gene encoding SoxR-reducing system protein RseC; its protein translation is MVKEWATVIRWQKGRALLRYGSSAGCGSCSARAACGSYALNKIGPNTEHELEIEVEQPLVVGQKIEVGIPEGSLLRSAMLVYLTPLVGLFLFAALAQLAEFEQVWVALAGIFGGFAGFFTAREMASRWRNKIDFQPIVLQIGLPPGEISVQTHC
- the rseA gene encoding anti-sigma-E factor RseA codes for the protein MQREKLSAMMDGEALDLELINTISCDSTLKQRWESYHLVRDTLRNDTGDVIHFDIASKVAAALENEAVRINPQAVVESQPEPASWSGFPFWNKIRPWASQITQIGVAACVSLAVIVGVQQYNQSNSVDSTVDDPVFNTVPVGRGAPVSLNLSDSQLFGTEQQSQQIEQQNQRINAMLQQYEIERRSMLNQPHQDSDKNTASAGVKLQ
- the nadB gene encoding L-aspartate oxidase, producing the protein MNASTQHDTDILIIGSGVAGLSAALRLAPFHQVTILSKSTLNEGASYYAQGGIAAVFDDTDSIESHVNDTLVAGAGICEKSAVEFIASNAKHCVQWLIDQGVLFDTEINETGETQYHLTREGGHSHRRILHHADATGKEVETTLVNLAFEHPNIQIKERYNAVDLILEDKTQQNARSRIVGAYVWNRQKEQVETIRAKTIILATGGAAKVYQYTTNPDISSGDGIAMAWRAGCRVANLEFNQFHPTCLFHPQARNFLLTEALRGEGAYLKRPDGSRFMPDYDERSELAPRDIVARAIDHEMKRLGADCMYLDISHKSPDFIKNHFPTIYAKLLTLGLDLTQEPIPIVPAAHYTCGGVVVDPTGMTDIPNLYAIGEVSYTGLHGANRMASNSLLECLVYGWAAAENIIKTIDEIPAISALPEWDESRVHNSDEQVVIQHNWHELRLFMWDYMGIVRTTKRLERALRRIHLLQQEINDYYANFRISNNLLELRNLVQVAELMVRCALERKESRGLHYTLDYPELLPDSGPTVLTH
- the trmN gene encoding tRNA(1)(Val) (adenine(37)-N(6))-methyltransferase TrmN; amino-acid sequence: MSEQKKRYRKGGFTFKQFFVAHDRCAMKVGTDGVLLGAWAPLNATKYALDIGSGSGLIALMLAQRSEQVQVDAVELDDAAALQAQENFDESPWSERLRVFHQDIITFSEQPNHQYDLIVSNPPYFEPAVACRDEKRDQARYTGTLTHQVLLDSAKQCLAPNGIFCLVLPYEVGEKVEAMAMASGWNLAYRVQVQDKSHTPYHRMLLGLTIKMTEPVISSLTLKQPDDSYTDEFISLIRPFYLKY
- the lepA gene encoding translation elongation factor 4, with the protein product MKNIRNFSIIAHIDHGKSTLSDRIIQICGGLTDREMAAQVLDSMDLERERGITIKAQSVTLDYKAADGETYQLNFIDTPGHVDFSYEVSRSLAACEGALLVVDAGQGVEAQTLANCYTAIEMDLEVVPVLNKIDLPAADPERVADEIEDIVGLDAHDAVRCSAKTGIGVQDVIERLVKEIPPPEGDGDAPLQALIIDSWFDNYLGVVSLIRIKNGTLRKGDKVKVMSTGNVYNADRLGIFTPKQVDRDVLNCGEVGWLVCAIKDITGAPVGDTLTGARNPADKALPGFKKVKPQVYAGLFPVSSDDYEAFRDALGKLSLNDASLFYEPETSTALGFGFRCGFLGLLHMEIIQERLEREYDLDLITTAPTVVYEVQQTNGEIVYVDSPSKLPPLNNIEELREPIAECHMLMPKEYLGNVITLCIEKRGVQTNMVYHGNQVSLTYEIPMSEVVLDFFDRLKSTSRGYASLDYSFKRFQTSDMVRVDVLINNERVDALALITHRGNSQYRGRELVEKMKELIPRQQFDIAIQAAIGNHIIARSTVKQLRKNVLAKCYGGDVSRKKKLLQKQKDGKKRMKQVGNVELPQEAFLAILHVGKDS